The sequence GGCTGTCGGAGGTGCACTGCCCGGCCCGCCCCACGCGCAGCAGGAGGTCACCGCAGCGATCGGCCCCCTGCTCACCGATGACCGCCACCGGCTGGACGCGCTGCACCGGTTGCACGCCGCGAGCGGGGTGATGAGCAGGCACCTGGCCCTCCCGCTGGAGGAGTACCGCGACCTGACCTCGTTCGGCCGGGCCAACGATCTCTTCCTTCGCGAGGGACGGCTGTTGGCGGAGGAGGTGACCCGCGCGGCGCTGGCTGGTGCCGGGCTCCCCCCGGACGCCGTCGACTTCCTCCTGTTCACGTCGGTCACCGGAATCTCCGCTCCGTCCATCGACGCCGGGCTGGTCTCCTCCGTGGGGCTGCGTCCGGACGTGCGGCGGATGCCCTCGTTCGGCCTGGGCTGTGCCGGTGGCGCCGCGGGCATCGCCCGAGTACACGACTACCTGCTCGGGCACCCGGACCAGGTCGGGATGCTGGTCTCGGTGGAGCTGTGCTCGTTGACGTTCCAGGCCGGCGACGACTCCACCGCCAACCTGGTGGCCAGCGGCCTGTTCGGCGACGGTGCCGCGGCGGTGGTGCTGGTCGGGGATGAGCACCCGCGCGCCCGTGGAGCCGATCTTGACGTGCTGGGCACCCGGAGCGGGCTGTACCCCGGCACCGCCGACCAGCTGGGGTGGCACGTGCGGGACAGCGGGTTCGAGATCATGCTTGCCGCCGGCCTGCCGGAGACGATCAGCACTCACCTCGCCGCGGACGTCGGCGCGCTGCTCGCCGAGCACGGTCTGACCCCGGCGGACGTGGCCACCTGGGTGGTGCACGCCGGCGGGCCGCGGATCTTCGACGCAGTCAGCGACGCCCTCGGCCTGCCCGAGGACGCCCTGGCGGTGAGCCGCGAGTCGTTGACCGCGGTCGGCAACCTGTCCTCTGCCTCCGTGCTGCACGTGC is a genomic window of Ruania zhangjianzhongii containing:
- a CDS encoding type III polyketide synthase, coding for MPHLLAVGGALPGPPHAQQEVTAAIGPLLTDDRHRLDALHRLHAASGVMSRHLALPLEEYRDLTSFGRANDLFLREGRLLAEEVTRAALAGAGLPPDAVDFLLFTSVTGISAPSIDAGLVSSVGLRPDVRRMPSFGLGCAGGAAGIARVHDYLLGHPDQVGMLVSVELCSLTFQAGDDSTANLVASGLFGDGAAAVVLVGDEHPRARGADLDVLGTRSGLYPGTADQLGWHVRDSGFEIMLAAGLPETISTHLAADVGALLAEHGLTPADVATWVVHAGGPRIFDAVSDALGLPEDALAVSRESLTAVGNLSSASVLHVLADTLRRGDPAAGGYLVVMAFGPGVSAELVLLQRPAG